A stretch of Pseudobdellovibrionaceae bacterium DNA encodes these proteins:
- a CDS encoding MotA/TolQ/ExbB proton channel family protein, translating into MEPTAAAVAQVPQEHQFWLIKAFQEGGPVMIIILLILIATIGIIAKRFMDFGSLLVDRKDFMDQIFGMVIRGDIRQAIAFCDARPAPLPNVIKAGLVQAMNKRPDEEVQVAMDASVLREQPRIEGSAAYLAVTGNIAVLAGLLGTIIGMIQSFSAVAAADPASKAEELSKGISHALNCTAFGLSVAIISIVAYGYFMQKIQRAENEILESSMSLMNLVTANRDKIRE; encoded by the coding sequence ATGGAACCTACAGCAGCAGCAGTCGCCCAAGTCCCCCAAGAGCATCAGTTTTGGCTGATCAAGGCCTTCCAAGAGGGTGGCCCCGTCATGATCATCATCTTGCTGATCTTGATCGCCACGATCGGTATCATCGCGAAGCGCTTCATGGACTTCGGCAGCCTTTTGGTTGATCGCAAAGACTTCATGGATCAGATCTTCGGAATGGTCATCCGCGGCGATATCCGCCAGGCCATCGCATTTTGTGATGCGCGTCCGGCTCCGCTTCCCAACGTCATCAAGGCCGGCTTGGTGCAGGCGATGAACAAACGTCCCGACGAAGAAGTACAAGTGGCGATGGATGCTTCGGTCCTGCGCGAACAGCCCCGCATCGAAGGTTCGGCGGCTTATCTGGCGGTCACCGGTAACATCGCGGTCCTCGCGGGTCTGCTCGGAACCATCATCGGTATGATCCAATCGTTCTCGGCGGTCGCGGCGGCGGATCCCGCTTCGAAAGCGGAAGAACTCTCGAAAGGTATCTCGCACGCCCTGAACTGTACGGCGTTCGGTCTTTCGGTCGCGATCATCTCGATCGTTGCTTACGGTTATTTCATGCAGAAAATCCAACGCGCGGAAAACGAAATTCTCGAAAGCTCGATGAGCCTGATGAATCTCGTGACCGCAAACCGGGATAAGATCCGGGAGTAA
- a CDS encoding TonB family protein has product MFGHEGEVHVDLPDSSVSPIHALIELRDSGYYICDLGSQSGTTKNGKPILDEPISSGDQIGFGPFTIHFFVGVPKPKAPPSVTVPGATPTPPAALDATTEKTKNLNPNEGLSTTPQIWAVQTPPAAKATTPQAPPSIPSQGGGGLSVATVTTPASSAPPKLPDSVRTPSVGGTHKTKHKEGFAPPSEIKDLRDYLRPTKGPIVEVITAWRERILQTHHFVGTRVLNLGPKGDVFAPIQYVPQPMPFIELQGGTRIFVPDSVTAETINLSGRADMNELQRQGKATRQAAGTAIRLDQGDLVAMTFGDGNFQIFVRFVPAAPVPILASPINLSAGELTAMVGSIILAILFSVYVSTLTPPEQPKPEEEMRVAQFVYNKPTNPTPTPTPTPPPPPQPTPPPPPRATPTPRPTPTPPPKVIKVSETAKAAQAKNPSQAATAERAATRAAEVRPKPSLDRQKTMTSTRQGGAVKMGEKAGANAQSAKDVTKTGLLSAFGGGGINSKLDKAYSGAGELLGMADKSSGTSGQNENRAGDGIGSRFKDSGAGGKGTATEGIAGVGTKGRAGGTSAYGGIGSGGKGSVAIDAGGSEEVFEGSIDREAVRRVIRSILSQIKSCYERRLRNNSGLEGKVVIRFVIEEQGRVRRADTKSSTLNDRDVEACVAMRIREQRFPDPPAGTIAEVDYPFVFGMQK; this is encoded by the coding sequence ATCTTCGGTCACGAAGGTGAAGTTCACGTCGATCTTCCGGACTCGTCCGTATCGCCGATTCACGCGCTGATCGAATTGCGCGATTCGGGTTATTACATCTGTGATTTGGGTTCGCAGTCGGGAACGACCAAAAATGGTAAGCCGATTTTGGATGAGCCCATTTCTTCGGGCGATCAAATCGGTTTTGGTCCATTCACCATTCATTTCTTCGTCGGCGTACCGAAACCGAAGGCGCCGCCGAGCGTGACGGTTCCCGGAGCGACACCGACGCCCCCGGCGGCCTTGGACGCCACGACCGAAAAAACGAAAAATCTGAATCCCAACGAAGGGCTTTCGACGACTCCGCAGATTTGGGCGGTGCAAACGCCTCCCGCCGCGAAGGCGACGACGCCCCAGGCTCCTCCGTCAATCCCCTCGCAGGGTGGAGGCGGTCTTTCCGTCGCCACGGTTACGACTCCGGCCTCGTCGGCTCCGCCGAAGTTGCCGGATTCCGTGCGCACGCCGAGCGTGGGTGGCACTCATAAAACGAAACACAAAGAAGGCTTCGCTCCCCCGTCGGAGATCAAGGACCTTCGCGATTACCTGCGTCCCACGAAGGGACCCATCGTCGAGGTCATTACGGCTTGGCGCGAGCGCATTCTGCAAACGCACCACTTCGTCGGCACCCGCGTTCTGAACCTGGGACCGAAGGGCGACGTCTTTGCGCCGATTCAATACGTTCCGCAGCCCATGCCGTTCATCGAACTGCAGGGTGGAACACGTATCTTCGTTCCCGATTCCGTGACCGCCGAGACGATCAATCTGAGCGGTCGCGCGGACATGAACGAACTGCAGCGCCAAGGGAAGGCGACTCGCCAGGCGGCGGGCACCGCGATCCGTTTGGATCAGGGTGATCTGGTCGCGATGACTTTCGGTGACGGCAACTTTCAAATTTTCGTTCGCTTCGTGCCGGCCGCACCGGTGCCGATCCTCGCTTCGCCGATCAATTTGAGCGCGGGTGAGCTGACGGCGATGGTCGGTTCGATCATCTTGGCGATTCTGTTCTCGGTGTACGTGTCGACATTGACGCCGCCTGAGCAGCCGAAGCCCGAAGAAGAAATGCGGGTCGCGCAGTTCGTCTACAACAAGCCGACGAACCCGACTCCCACGCCGACGCCCACGCCGCCTCCGCCCCCGCAACCCACACCTCCGCCGCCTCCGCGCGCGACGCCCACTCCGCGTCCCACGCCGACGCCTCCGCCGAAGGTGATCAAGGTGTCCGAGACGGCCAAGGCCGCGCAGGCAAAGAATCCCTCGCAAGCAGCCACCGCGGAGCGTGCGGCGACTCGTGCGGCGGAAGTGCGTCCGAAGCCTTCGCTGGATAGACAAAAGACCATGACATCGACCCGCCAAGGTGGCGCGGTGAAAATGGGTGAAAAGGCCGGCGCGAATGCGCAGTCCGCGAAAGACGTGACGAAGACGGGACTTCTCAGCGCCTTCGGTGGCGGCGGGATCAACTCCAAACTGGATAAAGCCTACTCGGGAGCCGGCGAGCTTCTGGGGATGGCGGATAAGTCGAGCGGAACCTCGGGTCAGAACGAAAACCGCGCCGGTGACGGCATCGGTTCACGTTTCAAAGACTCGGGCGCCGGTGGTAAAGGCACCGCGACCGAAGGGATCGCGGGCGTCGGCACCAAAGGCCGCGCGGGCGGAACCTCGGCGTACGGTGGGATCGGATCGGGCGGTAAGGGCTCGGTCGCGATTGATGCCGGAGGATCGGAAGAAGTCTTCGAAGGATCGATCGATCGCGAGGCCGTTCGTCGCGTGATCCGCAGTATCCTGTCACAGATCAAGTCGTGCTACGAGCGTCGCTTACGCAACAACTCGGGCCTTGAAGGTAAAGTCGTCATCCGGTTCGTGATCGAAGAGCAAGGCCGCGTCCGTCGCGCGGATACGAAGAGCTCGACGTTGAACGATCGTGATGTCGAGGCCTGCGTCGCGATGCGGATTCGCGAACAGCGCTTCCCCGATCCGCCCGCGGGAACGATCGCGGAAGTGGATTATCCCTTTGTTTTCGGAATGCAAAAGTAA
- a CDS encoding tetratricopeptide repeat protein, translating to MGTANMKSEMKLLAAALLVSTLAACSSSEKSAESEGGAGGSDTISVETPSSASSSKTDSATEAPTAPAAKAPTAQQAASALNDAHRKNDDELLQRVASGLLAQNPSDAKALHALGLVNYRRGRYLAAMYYFNNALKHNPNMSDCYTNMGLTQLALDERRDAIRSFKKAMELNSNDGAAAANLGSIYSAEGDYVKAQMVLDRAIKAGIKDSRIFNNYGIALTATGKYEDAKEIYKEAIKLDRNNRDALFNFAILQVDHLNDWNGGLDTLNQLRFLGLADGMRDRINALENKAKSGSNK from the coding sequence ATGGGAACCGCGAATATGAAATCCGAAATGAAGTTGTTGGCGGCCGCACTGTTGGTTTCAACCCTGGCGGCGTGTTCTTCCAGCGAGAAGTCCGCGGAGAGTGAAGGCGGCGCAGGCGGTAGCGATACGATTTCGGTCGAGACGCCTTCGTCGGCATCCTCATCGAAAACGGATAGCGCGACGGAGGCCCCAACGGCTCCGGCAGCGAAGGCGCCCACGGCCCAGCAGGCGGCGAGTGCGCTCAACGATGCCCATCGGAAAAATGATGATGAGCTTTTGCAACGGGTGGCTTCGGGGCTGCTCGCGCAAAATCCTTCGGATGCGAAGGCGCTGCATGCATTGGGACTCGTGAACTATCGCCGTGGCCGTTATCTGGCGGCGATGTACTACTTCAACAATGCTTTGAAACATAATCCCAACATGAGCGACTGCTACACGAATATGGGGCTCACGCAGCTTGCGCTGGATGAACGTCGGGATGCGATTCGCTCTTTCAAAAAAGCGATGGAGCTCAACTCGAATGACGGCGCGGCGGCGGCGAACTTGGGTTCGATCTATTCGGCGGAAGGCGATTACGTCAAAGCGCAGATGGTCCTCGACCGCGCGATCAAGGCGGGGATCAAAGATTCGCGGATTTTCAACAACTACGGGATCGCTTTGACCGCGACCGGGAAGTACGAAGACGCGAAAGAGATCTACAAAGAAGCGATCAAACTCGACCGTAACAATAGGGACGCCCTTTTTAACTTCGCAATCCTACAGGTAGATCATCTGAACGATTGGAATGGTGGGCTTGATACTTTGAATCAGCTCCGCTTCCTCGGTCTGGCTGATGGTATGAGGGACCGAATTAATGCGTTGGAAAATAAAGCAAAGTCAGGCTCTAATAAGTAG
- a CDS encoding tetratricopeptide repeat protein has protein sequence MTVQKPKSIPKFLLVTVLTALVAAGTSASAQNNRSKSKAKPAARGKAPSQQGVSSQRKTVGELFKSADRGQNVDLGNKGDTSLPTVQKDLFNQKATSNVNLGEVKPPRTRNFYQDGNDDKARLESITDRQINELFKLTQRFKSSPQRGELWLRLAELYVEKAGIIDFRKQDEYDAKLKAFEEGKTKVRPKLDASEAREYNQKAIQLYEWFVRDFPKDPKIDQALFFLGYNYYEVGNTKKGTEYYTRLTENYPRSPYLVESSFALAEFYFENEKWAEAKTFYDKVTRNRKHRLYVFSMYKSAWCLFRGGNAKQALVVMERLIRESKQEAMVAEAGNKKLNKGRLEAEGLRDMVLFYSEVGDAQNAPRYFQSLAGKDAGNYLEKLAYFYADKGNREGARFLFNYLIERNPTSPKAFDYKYQIVQTYSTANRTREFREELYSWVKDFSATTAWGQANKANKDLVDNSNKLREQTLRTWVLQQHQTAQNARTPFAQGLAYEGYRLYLTEFGSAPQAPDMHFYYGELLYDMGRFDDAGARYKWVVDNAPTSKFAAKAGENMVLALEKNVPKDEEIVEKVGKTVDPVPLDPKVEKFVQAGAWYVQKFPNTEKTPEIRFRIARLLYQHNQFDRAEPAFKEIIQKYPKTKYAEYSANLLLDLYNLKKDYAGLEKTGRELLQGPLANSQVGADIRGILEKANFKKAQELEAQKEYGKSADQFDAFARQNPKSDLALTAMFNAAINHERAGATAKAIGAHNAILKSNDKNATKYKPRSRRIIAKLYQDSGLLEEAATAFEQTAIEAGNDPIAGNLFFNAAVINEALGRDTAAVKNYEAFMAKTKKAKDRADAHYSIATIHRKNKRLTRAIEHYKEFLNYGGTEQEKNVESAYHIYELSRRVGRTTDAEEWKRKTVGMQARYAPNKKGVGASYAAKIKFLDTQETYTELRRISLRNPSKLKQNVDEKISFLTRLNKELANVIAYDSPEEVVASLYLLGQANLHMGESLTGSPVPGELKAPEEIAQYKAGVQKLADPFFAKAKESLKAAIDKGNEFETYSPEYKKAREMLGKWEPKEVYFGGERASEFKQTGWAN, from the coding sequence ATGACAGTGCAAAAGCCGAAATCCATTCCGAAGTTCCTTCTCGTGACCGTGCTGACGGCCTTGGTTGCCGCGGGCACGAGCGCTTCCGCGCAGAACAACCGCTCGAAGTCCAAGGCGAAACCCGCGGCCCGCGGCAAAGCGCCGTCGCAGCAAGGGGTTTCGAGTCAGCGTAAGACAGTGGGTGAGCTCTTCAAAAGCGCGGATCGCGGTCAGAACGTCGATCTGGGAAACAAAGGCGATACCTCGCTGCCCACCGTGCAGAAGGATCTTTTCAACCAGAAAGCCACGTCAAACGTGAATCTGGGGGAAGTGAAGCCGCCCCGTACGCGCAATTTCTATCAGGACGGCAATGACGACAAAGCGCGCCTCGAGTCGATCACCGATCGTCAGATCAACGAACTTTTCAAGCTGACCCAACGCTTTAAGTCCTCGCCCCAGCGCGGGGAGTTGTGGTTGCGCTTGGCGGAACTATATGTGGAAAAGGCGGGGATCATCGATTTCCGCAAACAGGATGAATACGACGCCAAATTGAAAGCGTTCGAGGAAGGCAAAACGAAAGTTCGCCCCAAACTCGATGCCTCGGAAGCCCGCGAGTACAACCAGAAGGCGATCCAGCTTTACGAATGGTTCGTGCGCGACTTCCCGAAAGATCCCAAGATCGATCAAGCGCTTTTCTTCCTGGGTTACAACTACTACGAAGTCGGCAACACCAAGAAGGGGACCGAGTACTACACCCGTTTGACCGAAAACTATCCCCGTAGCCCGTACCTGGTTGAATCGTCGTTCGCTCTGGCGGAGTTCTACTTCGAGAACGAAAAGTGGGCCGAAGCGAAAACCTTCTACGACAAAGTCACCCGCAATCGTAAGCATCGTTTGTACGTCTTCTCGATGTACAAATCGGCGTGGTGTTTGTTCCGCGGCGGCAATGCGAAGCAAGCTTTGGTCGTCATGGAGCGCCTGATTCGTGAATCGAAGCAGGAAGCCATGGTGGCCGAGGCGGGGAACAAGAAGCTGAACAAAGGACGTCTCGAGGCCGAGGGTCTGCGTGACATGGTCCTTTTCTACTCGGAAGTGGGCGATGCGCAGAATGCGCCCCGCTACTTCCAGTCGCTCGCCGGCAAAGATGCGGGCAATTATCTGGAAAAACTCGCGTACTTCTACGCGGACAAAGGAAACCGCGAAGGCGCGCGTTTCCTGTTCAACTACTTGATCGAGCGCAATCCGACCTCGCCGAAGGCATTCGATTACAAGTACCAGATCGTGCAAACCTATTCGACCGCGAACCGTACGCGTGAGTTCCGTGAAGAACTTTACTCTTGGGTGAAGGACTTCTCGGCGACGACGGCGTGGGGACAGGCGAACAAGGCGAACAAAGACCTGGTGGACAACTCGAACAAGCTGCGCGAACAGACGCTGCGCACTTGGGTTCTGCAACAGCACCAGACGGCGCAGAACGCGCGGACGCCCTTCGCGCAGGGTCTGGCCTACGAAGGCTATCGTTTGTATCTGACCGAGTTCGGCTCGGCACCGCAGGCGCCGGACATGCACTTCTATTACGGGGAACTTTTGTACGACATGGGTCGTTTCGACGACGCCGGCGCGCGGTACAAGTGGGTCGTGGATAACGCTCCCACTTCGAAGTTCGCGGCCAAAGCGGGCGAAAACATGGTCCTCGCATTGGAAAAGAACGTCCCCAAGGATGAAGAGATCGTCGAGAAGGTCGGCAAAACCGTCGACCCCGTCCCGCTCGATCCCAAAGTGGAAAAGTTCGTCCAGGCGGGAGCTTGGTACGTGCAGAAGTTCCCGAATACGGAAAAGACGCCCGAGATTCGCTTCCGTATCGCGCGTCTGCTTTATCAGCACAACCAGTTCGATCGTGCGGAACCGGCCTTCAAGGAAATCATCCAGAAGTATCCGAAAACGAAGTACGCGGAGTACTCGGCGAACCTGCTGCTGGATTTGTACAACCTGAAGAAAGACTACGCCGGCCTGGAGAAAACCGGTCGGGAACTTCTGCAAGGTCCCCTCGCAAACTCGCAGGTGGGCGCGGATATCCGCGGCATCCTCGAGAAGGCGAACTTCAAAAAAGCGCAAGAGCTGGAAGCCCAGAAGGAATACGGCAAATCCGCCGATCAGTTCGACGCTTTCGCCCGTCAGAATCCGAAGTCGGATTTAGCTTTGACCGCGATGTTCAACGCCGCGATCAACCACGAGCGTGCGGGGGCGACGGCCAAAGCGATTGGCGCGCACAACGCGATCCTGAAGTCGAACGACAAAAACGCGACGAAGTATAAGCCCCGTTCGCGCCGGATCATCGCCAAGTTGTATCAAGATTCGGGTCTGCTGGAAGAAGCGGCGACCGCGTTTGAGCAGACGGCGATCGAAGCCGGTAACGATCCCATCGCGGGCAACTTGTTCTTCAACGCCGCGGTGATCAACGAGGCCCTGGGCCGCGATACCGCCGCCGTGAAGAACTACGAAGCGTTCATGGCGAAGACGAAGAAGGCGAAGGACCGCGCGGATGCGCACTATTCCATCGCCACGATTCACCGCAAGAACAAGCGTCTGACCCGCGCGATCGAGCATTACAAAGAGTTCCTGAACTACGGCGGAACCGAGCAAGAAAAGAACGTCGAAAGCGCGTATCACATCTACGAGTTGAGTCGTCGCGTGGGACGCACGACCGACGCGGAAGAGTGGAAACGCAAGACGGTCGGCATGCAGGCGCGCTACGCTCCGAACAAGAAGGGCGTGGGCGCGAGCTACGCCGCGAAGATCAAGTTCTTGGATACCCAAGAGACGTACACCGAGCTTCGTCGGATCTCGCTGCGCAACCCCAGCAAGCTGAAGCAAAACGTGGATGAAAAGATCTCGTTCCTGACCCGTCTGAACAAGGAACTGGCCAACGTGATCGCGTACGATTCTCCGGAAGAGGTCGTGGCGAGTTTGTATCTGCTGGGTCAGGCGAACTTGCACATGGGCGAGTCGCTGACCGGATCGCCGGTTCCGGGCGAACTGAAAGCGCCGGAAGAGATCGCGCAGTACAAGGCGGGCGTGCAGAAGCTGGCCGATCCGTTCTTCGCGAAGGCGAAAGAATCTTTGAAGGCCGCGATCGACAAAGGCAACGAGTTCGAGACCTACTCGCCCGAGTATAAGAAAGCGCGTGAGATGCTGGGCAAATGGGAGCCGAAGGAAGTTTACTTCGGTGGCGAGCGGGCCTCGGAGTTTAAACAGACGGGCTGGGCGAACTAA
- a CDS encoding tetratricopeptide repeat protein, with protein sequence MRKSNLILIGLCLTLMTGEAYAQSSGSRGKSGRVIRPGAGGKQNVKRPNTGTARPSRPARPATGRSGVTPANQLTQALQLVRAGQHLQAAPQLYSLSRRPEFTSERMQIKYILGVSLMELKLYQIAAFQFVDVVRRGDSKYVRQALEKLSIVADQLGDDTLLNYAISKVRVDEFPPNQKDIVYYRLGEIRQKNRNPTEAEQLFGRVTQNSRYYQAAQYRRGTALLEGNRPKEAIPIFEDILNSRAGAPVTDLTKVQAQIALARSYYQMQDWDRALEYYRDIPRDTEIWHDSLFESTWASLRAAKFRTTLSALQSLHSAFYEDYFIPESLLVRGIVYLYICKFDETDKTLNLFEKTYQPVLTSIDRYLQSVKDPIHYFNEIERAYTIRRDRKPIMGLKVPYMVSRRILDEGDVKRSFQYMRSLNDERLKLESYGGFARSPLGVYSLKVLSNRFKNTKIAVGEMVRAHLVNIRSDMRDFFEQASFIRYETINGKKEILKKKIAGKENEAVDDNIDRDFYIQNGFEYWPFQGEYWIDEIGNYHYLGKQNCE encoded by the coding sequence ATGAGAAAATCAAACCTGATTCTAATCGGCCTTTGTCTGACTTTGATGACCGGTGAAGCTTACGCGCAATCCTCGGGATCGCGTGGGAAATCGGGTCGCGTGATCCGTCCCGGTGCGGGCGGTAAGCAGAATGTGAAACGTCCGAATACGGGAACCGCGCGCCCCTCGCGTCCGGCACGTCCCGCCACGGGCCGCTCCGGAGTCACGCCCGCGAATCAATTGACTCAAGCGTTGCAACTCGTGCGCGCCGGTCAACATTTGCAGGCCGCGCCCCAACTTTACAGCCTGTCCCGTCGCCCGGAGTTCACCAGCGAGCGGATGCAGATTAAGTACATCTTGGGCGTCTCGTTAATGGAACTGAAGCTTTACCAAATCGCCGCGTTCCAATTCGTCGACGTCGTTCGTCGCGGCGATAGCAAGTACGTCCGTCAGGCCCTCGAGAAGCTTTCGATCGTGGCCGATCAGCTCGGCGACGATACGCTTTTGAACTACGCGATTTCGAAAGTGCGCGTGGATGAGTTCCCGCCGAACCAGAAAGACATCGTCTATTACCGTTTGGGCGAGATTCGGCAGAAAAACCGCAATCCCACCGAAGCGGAACAGCTTTTCGGCCGGGTGACCCAGAACAGCCGGTACTACCAAGCGGCCCAGTACCGTCGCGGGACGGCGCTACTTGAAGGCAACCGCCCCAAAGAAGCCATTCCGATTTTCGAAGACATCTTGAACAGCCGCGCGGGTGCTCCCGTGACGGATTTGACGAAGGTGCAGGCGCAGATCGCCCTGGCCCGTTCGTACTACCAGATGCAGGACTGGGATCGCGCGCTGGAGTATTACCGCGATATCCCGCGCGATACCGAGATCTGGCATGACTCTTTGTTCGAATCGACCTGGGCGTCGCTGCGGGCGGCGAAATTCCGGACGACGTTGAGCGCGCTGCAGTCCCTGCACTCGGCCTTCTACGAGGACTACTTCATCCCCGAAAGTTTGCTCGTTCGCGGGATCGTTTACCTCTACATCTGTAAGTTTGACGAGACCGACAAGACGCTCAACTTGTTCGAGAAGACCTACCAGCCCGTGCTGACCTCGATCGACCGCTACCTGCAGTCGGTGAAAGATCCGATCCATTATTTCAATGAAATTGAACGTGCCTACACGATTCGTCGCGACCGCAAGCCCATCATGGGCTTGAAAGTCCCGTACATGGTTTCGCGTCGTATCCTGGACGAGGGGGACGTGAAACGTTCCTTCCAATATATGCGGTCGCTGAACGACGAGCGTTTGAAGCTTGAGAGCTACGGCGGCTTCGCGCGTAGCCCGCTGGGCGTCTATTCGTTGAAGGTCCTTTCGAACCGCTTCAAAAACACCAAAATCGCGGTCGGCGAGATGGTGCGCGCGCACCTGGTAAACATCCGTTCGGATATGCGCGACTTCTTCGAACAGGCGAGCTTCATCCGTTACGAGACGATCAACGGTAAGAAGGAAATCCTGAAGAAGAAAATCGCCGGTAAAGAAAATGAGGCCGTGGACGACAATATCGACCGCGATTTCTATATCCAGAACGGATTCGAATACTGGCCGTTCCAGGGTGAATACTGGATCGATGAAATCGGGAACTATCATTATCTCGGAAAACAGAACTGCGAGTAA
- a CDS encoding outer membrane beta-barrel domain-containing protein → MFAVARPSFAQDMGEEPDVDLDTIEAEIDRGGSAPGGTQAPAKTQETPEPNLKEPERLSDLGKLQPFSEVSVIQRRFLPKTERFQFFMGFTAISNDPWFWGVGGAGRLGYHFTESLAIEANFAFLSSSEKDAVRDLRNNNLVKTDSIISAQNYLGADLVWSPIYGKMSLFNRRIVPFDMYFSIGGGQAGITNAKQSSATAFHVGGGQIFAMSKGIGFRWDLSWNFYNATPNPPPGSTGTPPGESQFNNLLLTIGASFFFPEAKYR, encoded by the coding sequence GTGTTCGCCGTCGCGCGTCCGTCCTTCGCGCAAGATATGGGTGAAGAACCGGATGTTGACCTCGACACCATCGAAGCGGAAATCGATCGCGGTGGTTCGGCCCCGGGCGGCACACAGGCTCCGGCGAAAACTCAAGAAACTCCTGAGCCGAATTTGAAAGAGCCCGAGCGGCTTTCGGATCTCGGTAAGCTCCAACCTTTCAGTGAAGTGTCGGTGATCCAACGTCGCTTCTTGCCGAAGACCGAACGTTTTCAGTTCTTCATGGGCTTTACCGCGATCTCGAATGATCCCTGGTTCTGGGGCGTCGGCGGCGCGGGCCGTCTGGGCTATCACTTCACCGAGTCCCTGGCGATCGAAGCGAACTTCGCCTTCCTGTCGAGTTCGGAAAAAGACGCCGTTCGCGATCTGCGCAATAACAACTTGGTCAAAACCGACTCGATCATCTCGGCGCAAAACTACCTGGGCGCCGATTTGGTTTGGTCGCCGATCTACGGCAAGATGAGTCTGTTCAACCGCCGGATCGTGCCGTTCGATATGTACTTCTCGATCGGGGGCGGACAGGCGGGCATCACGAACGCGAAGCAGTCCTCGGCGACCGCGTTTCACGTGGGCGGCGGTCAGATCTTCGCAATGTCGAAAGGCATCGGCTTCCGTTGGGATCTGAGCTGGAATTTCTATAACGCGACTCCGAACCCGCCTCCCGGATCGACGGGAACGCCCCCCGGGGAAAGTCAGTTCAACAACCTCTTGCTGACGATCGGCGCCAGCTTCTTCTTCCCGGAGGCGAAGTACAGATGA
- a CDS encoding outer membrane beta-barrel domain-containing protein has protein sequence MASKYFLQSAFLMLALSLSSVAFAQLDVPEEELAKESVLPRFERGEAVKNRLVTTAGRLELGAYAGWNFTEPIYNQTKAGLNLGYHFDETHAFMINFVKWMDGRNAQYTDLLAKQGLDFNRAPNLEMAVWGNYEMKAYYGKMSMSKYAVTNLHLYPIMGIGMSKYTHKVYPGVNAGLGMKFYFTNSVALRFDFKLQMAQGVNPFLRGGILTGNPKPSPSDFEDKFYLGTILDAGFTILL, from the coding sequence ATGGCTTCGAAATACTTCCTGCAATCCGCTTTCCTGATGCTCGCTTTGTCCTTGTCATCGGTGGCTTTCGCTCAGCTCGACGTTCCCGAAGAGGAACTCGCGAAGGAATCCGTCCTGCCTCGTTTCGAGCGTGGCGAGGCCGTGAAGAATCGTTTGGTGACGACTGCGGGCCGTCTGGAACTCGGGGCCTACGCGGGTTGGAACTTCACCGAGCCGATCTATAATCAAACGAAGGCGGGCCTGAATCTGGGCTACCACTTCGACGAAACCCACGCCTTCATGATCAATTTCGTGAAGTGGATGGACGGGCGAAACGCGCAGTACACCGATCTTCTGGCGAAACAGGGTCTTGATTTCAACCGCGCGCCGAATTTGGAAATGGCCGTGTGGGGAAACTACGAGATGAAGGCTTACTACGGCAAAATGTCGATGTCGAAATACGCCGTCACGAATCTGCATTTGTACCCGATCATGGGCATCGGTATGTCCAAGTACACGCACAAGGTCTATCCGGGCGTGAACGCGGGGTTGGGCATGAAGTTTTACTTCACCAACAGCGTCGCCTTACGCTTCGACTTCAAATTGCAAATGGCCCAAGGGGTGAATCCGTTCTTGCGCGGAGGCATCTTGACCGGAAATCCCAAGCCGTCGCCCAGCGATTTCGAAGACAAATTTTATCTCGGCACAATCCTCGACGCCGGCTTCACCATCCTTCTGTAA
- a CDS encoding HAD hydrolase family protein, with the protein MADLSERLKKIRMLILDVDGVMTDCRVFMDSSGEWRRFFSIRDGYGIARLKEAGFKTAVITGSKARDIQERVRHLQIDFFYEGHLEKMSCLQELAQTSGLKFEEMAYMGDDEFDVPILEAVGFAATVSDAMESAQKCAHYVAKRPAGNGAVREICELLMKHATPKPATGKDK; encoded by the coding sequence ATGGCTGATCTGAGCGAAAGATTGAAGAAAATCCGGATGTTGATTCTGGATGTCGATGGCGTCATGACCGACTGCCGAGTCTTTATGGATTCGAGCGGAGAGTGGCGGCGTTTCTTTTCGATTCGCGACGGCTACGGGATCGCCCGCCTGAAAGAGGCGGGTTTCAAGACGGCCGTGATCACCGGATCGAAGGCGCGCGATATTCAAGAGCGCGTGCGCCATTTGCAAATTGATTTTTTTTACGAAGGGCATCTCGAAAAGATGTCTTGTCTTCAAGAGCTCGCGCAGACGTCCGGACTCAAGTTCGAAGAAATGGCCTATATGGGCGACGATGAATTTGACGTCCCGATCCTCGAAGCCGTGGGGTTCGCCGCCACGGTCAGTGACGCCATGGAGAGCGCGCAGAAGTGCGCGCACTACGTCGCGAAACGCCCCGCCGGGAATGGGGCGGTTCGGGAAATCTGCGAACTTCTGATGAAACACGCAACGCCGAAACCGGCCACGGGTAAGGACAAATAG